Within Bdellovibrio bacteriovorus HD100, the genomic segment TTTCCTAAAGTACAAATATGACGACACCAAACTGTCTAAAAAATACGACAGTGATGGCAAGCTGATCACGGATCCGGATCTGTTCCCGCTGGAATCGGCGTCTGGTGTGACCAGCTCCATGACTGGAACTGTTGAATATGACACGCGTAATGACCGTCAGATGCCGACCAAGGGGATCTATTCCAGTGGGTCTTATGAGTACGCTGGTCTGGGCGGAGATCTGAAGTATACTCGCGGAAATGCCAATTTCAGATACTACAAGAACCTGTTCTGGGACGTAGTGTGGCGAAATAACATCCAATATTCCCGCATCGACGGTTTGGATGGTCAGGAAGTTCCGTTCTCTGAATTGTACCTTCTGGGTGGACCTTACTCTTTGCGTGGTTATAGATCTTACCGCGTGGGTAAAATGAAGTTCTCTGAGATGATCTACAACGATCTGATCGCTGAGGGTAAGTCCGATGCTGAGGCCCGCGAAAAAGCGATGCGTTTCTACGGGGGCGTTCAACAGGCCATGTACCAGACGGAATTACAGTTCCCTTTGGTCAAAGAAGCTGGCATCATGGGAGCTGGATTCTTCGATATCGGTGCCGCGGATGATGTCCTAACAGACAACAACTTCTTCGCGGACGTCGGCTTCGGTATTCGCTGGTATTCACCAATTGGTGTTTTGCGCTTCGAATGGGGCTTCCCGCTGAACCGCAACCCAGCTTACCAAGACGCCACCGTCTTCGAATTCTCCATCGGGCCTAGTTTCTAAGTCGGCCGTGCCGAGGAGGCTGGAGCGCCGGCAGGCGCGAAAGCTGGACTGACTAAATTATTTTTAAAACCTTTTAAGGAGGATTTGGAATGAAGAGAATGTTGATCGTGTTGAGCATGCTACTGACGGCATCTTTCGCACAAGCGCAGGCAAAAGTTGGATTTGTAGATATGCAAAAAGCTATTCAATCCACTTCTGCGGGTAAGAAAGCAAAAACTGAACTTGAAACAGAGTTCAACAAAAAGAAAAAAGAACTAGAGAAAAAAGAAGCAGACTTGAAAAAGATGGGTGAAGACCTGGAAAAGAAAAAGTCTGTGCTTTCTGAAGAAGCGCTTGGTAAAAAACAAGCTGAATTCCAGGAAGAAATGCTGAAGTATCGTGATGTGGTAGGCAAAAGCCAGATCGAGATTCAGAAAAAAGAGCGTGAGCTGACGGCTCCGATTCTTGATAAAATGAAAAAAGTGATCGCGAAACTTGCGAAAGATAAAGGTTACACTCTGGTGCTGGAGAACTCTCAAATGGTTCTTTACGCAACGGCGGATGCGGACCTGACAACTGAAGTAATCGCGGCCTTCGAAAAAGAAAAGTAGTTGATAAGAAAACGAAAGGGCCTGCAAAGGCCCTTTTCTATTTTAGGAATAGAAGTTCATGGCAAATTATAAAATTCATCCAAGCAGTGTTATTTCTCCAGACATCCATATCGCCGACGACGTTGAAATCGGCCCTTACTGCTTGATTCAAGGCAAAGGTTTTATTGGCAAAGGCACATTCGTCGAAGGTCATGTGACACTGGGTTCCCGTCACGGCATCATCGAAATCGGCGAAAACAATCATTTCTGTCCCGGTGCTGTTATCGGAGGGGCTCCTCAGGACCTTTCCTACAAAGGTGAACCAACCAAATTGATTATCGGTAACAACAATACATTCCGTGAATTCTCCACCGCCAACCTTGCGACCAGCAAAGGGGACGGCAAAACGGAAATCGGCAATAACGGTTACTTCATGGCCTATACGCACATCGGGCATGACTGCAAAGTCGGCAACAATGTGACCATCGCCAACAACTCCCACTTGGGCGGACACTGTGAAATCGAAGACGGTGTGACCATCGGGGGCGTGTGCGCTTTCAATCAGTTCACCAAAGTGGGGCGCGGTGCTTTCGTGGCCGGTTCTTCCATCGTGAACAAGGACATCCTGCCGTTCTGCCGTGCTCAGGGCACTTACGCGACAATCCGCGCGACCAACAAAATCGGTCTGGCGCGTAAAGGTTTCTCGCGTGAAGAAATCGCAAACGTGCACAAAGCCATCCGTATCATCATCATGGGTTCTCACACCGTGGAAGAAGGCATCGAGCGCATCCTGAATGAGTGCACGATGAGCCCGAACATCGAGTACTTCGTGAACTTCATTCGCTCTTCCAAGCGCGGTATTGCCGTGGACAGAAGCCCTAAAGGATGGCAGGACGATGAGTAAGAAACTTCGTGGCGCGGTTGTCGGGGTGGGTTACCTCGGTAAATTCCACGCCCAGAAATACAAAAACAATCCGAACGTGGAACTGGTCGGGGTGTGTGATCACTTCCCGGCTCAGGCCGACAAAATCGCGATGGAGTTGGGGGTAAAAAGCTTCCACAAACCACAGGATTTGATCGGTCATGTGGATCTGGTGACGATCGCGGCGAGCACTCTGAGTCACTTTGAACTGGCAAAGATGTTCGTGGAAAACGGCGTTCATGTGAACGTTGAAAAGCCAATCACCGCCACGGTTCCGCAAGCGGAAGAACTATTGGCGCTGGCGGCGAAAAAGAACGTGAAAGTGGCAGTGGGGCACATCGAAAGATTCAACCCGGCAATCAACGATCTGCAAAAGCATCTGAAGAATCCCAAATTCATCGAATTAAACCGCATGGCTCCTTATAACAAGCGCGGTTCCGATGTCAGCGTTCTGCACGATCTGATGATCCACGATATGGATCTGTTGTTCTGGCTGACGGGTTCTGAAATTGAATCCATGACAGGAACGGGCACCAAGCTTATTTCCAAAGAGCTGGATACCGCCTCTGTGTCATTCAAAATGAAGAATGGCATGCAGGTGATGATCAACGTCAGTCGTGTATCACCGGTGGCTCAGCGATCTATCCGCGTGCTGCAGGATGATTGCACGCTGTGGGCCCAGACAGGGACATTGGAACTTGAAAAAGTGGTTCCGGGTCCTGGTGGTGATGAGTTTTTGACAGTCACCAAATGGAGCGTGGAAAAAGCCGATGCTTTGCAAAGAGAAACCGACGCTTTCATCGACTGTGTATTGAATGACAAACAACCTGTCGTCACAGGTCTTGACGGGTTGAAAGCCCTGAAAGCCATCGAAGACGTGCAGAGAATGATTGAGGGCTGATGGATCAGGTTCTGATTGTGGCGGCGGAAGCCTCCAGTGTGACCTATGCCCAAAGAATTCTGGAAGCCTGGAAGGCCCAGGGCCGCAAAGTCCATGCTTTCGGTGTGGGCAGCCAGGATATGGAAGACATCGGCTTTGAACGCCTTGGCAAATCTGAAGAGATGGCCGTTGTCGGTGCCGCTGAGATCATCAGTGCGTATTCCCACCTGAAAAGTGTTTTTGACAGCCTGGTGGCGGAAGCTGAAAAGCGCCGTCCGAAGGTGGCGATCGTGATGGACTATCCGGAATTCAACCTGATGCTGGCGAAAAAACTGCACGCCTTGGGTATTCCGGTGGTTTACTACATTTCTCCGCAGGTGTGGGCATGGCGCAAAGGCCGTGTGAAGACCATCAAGAAATACTGTAAAAAAGTATTCGTTCTGTTCCCGTTTGAAGTGCCTTTCTATGAAGAGCACGGCGTGCCGGTGGAGTTCGTCGGTCATCCGCTTTTGGATGAATTGGACGAGCGCCTGATTGACGATTTGGAGTATCGCAAGAACCACCGCAATCAGTGTGGTATTCGGGACAGCGAAATTGTGCTGGGTTTGATGCCGGGCAGCCGTCGTCTGGAAGTGAAGCAGCATCTGGACATTCAGTTGGATGCAGCTCGCATTCTTTCCAAAAAGTTCCCGAATCTGAAAGTTTTGATTCTGACCGCGCCGACCTTTACTAAAGAGTACATGCAGGACCGTCTCGAAAACTTCCGACTGCCTTATATGTTGTTGAAGGATGAACCGTTCAGAATGATTCATCTGGTGGACATGATGCTGGTGGCTTCAGGAACTGCGACCCTGCAAGTGGGGCTTCTGAAAAAACCGATGGTCATCATGTACAAGATGAAGTGGTTGACCGGCGTGTTTGCCAAACTCTTCGTTCGTGGGACCAAGTATTTTGGTCTGGTGAATCTGATTCTGAACAAAGAAGCGGTGCCAGAGCTGTTCCAAAGCGAAGTCACTGCTGAAAATTTGGCAGCCGAGCTGGAGCGCTATGTTCTGGATAAAAAGTACCATGACTCTGTGGTTTCTGATCTCGGGCAGGTTCGTCAGTATCTCGGCGACAAAGGGGCCACCCAGCGCGTGGTGAAAGCCCTGGAAGAGTACTTCGTCTGATGAGAGCCTATCTTCGTCCATTGTCATTTTTGTATGATCAAGTCGTAGGGGTGAAAAACAACCTCTACGACCGCGGTGTTTTCGGGGTGTTTAAAGCTCCGGTGCCGGTGGTCAGTATTGGAAATCTGACGGTGGGTGGAACGGGTAAGACTCCGATCACGGATTTTTGTCTGAAGTCCCTGGTGGCTGACGGCAAAAAAGTGGCGGTGATCAGCCGATCTTACCGCGCGGATGCTTCGGCTCCATGTCTGGTGGATGTGGATCATCCTTTTGCCGCAAGATATTTCGGCGATGAACCCGTGTTGCTCGCACAAGCCAACCCGCAGGTGTCTGTCTATGTCGGCCCCAGCAAGTGGCGCACGGCCCGTTATGCCGTGGAAAAACATAAATATGACCTGTTGATTGTGGACGATGGTTTTCAACACCGTCGCCTGCATCGGGATTTGAATATCGTGATTCTGGATGCGACGGAAAGTCTTTCTAACTATGAAGTCCTTCCCGAAGGCCGGGCTCGTGAATCCTGGGCCGGGATTGAACGCGCGGATGTGTTAATTCTTTCCAAGTGCAATCTGGCGCCCGAAGATGAGTTGAAGGCCCTGGAGGCGCGGCTTCCGAAGAATAAGGAAGTCCTTTATTTCGGCTACGAGATTCAGCAGTGCCAGAACGTCAAGACCGGCCAAGTGCTTCATCGGGACGAGCTGAAAGGCAAAAAACTTTTCCTGGTGTCTGCGATTGCACGGCCGGATGTTTTTGAAAAAATGATGAGAGAAATCGGCGAGGTTTCAAACCAAAGCCTGCATTTCCGCGATCATCATCAGTACACCGCCGACGATGTGAAGAATATCGAAAATGCGTTTAAGAAATCCCAGGCGGACTATCTTGTCACCACCGGCAAGGATGCAGTGAAGCTCCGTCAGTTGTTCAATGATACCGCCATCCTGTGGAGCACTTCGTTGGAAGTTGCAGAGTCAGGCAGGAAGGGACGCCTTCATGAGATTATTACTCAAGTTCTTCGTTAATTTGATGGTCTTTATCAGTTCCCTGGTGCCGCGCCGTTGGTTGCGCAAGTCCGGGTCCTGGGTGGGCTTTTTGTGGTTTGATGTCTTTGGTTTTCGCAAAAAAATCGTTCTGGATAATTTGAAACTGGCTTTCCCCGAGTGGACCGACCAGCAACGAAAAGCCGTCGGTCGCGAATCTGTGTATCAGCTGGGTTATAACTTTGCTGAATTCTTTTTCATTCCGTCTGTGACGCCTGAATGGATCGCCAAGAATGTGGTGTTTCACGGCTGGGAGCATGTTGAAAATGCCCGGGCTGCAGGGAAAGGAATGTTTTTCCTGACTTTGCATTTGGGGAACGGGGATCTGGCCTGTAACACGATTGTCCTAAACGGGCAGAGTGTGAACCTGATCACGAAAAGATTTAAAACGAAATGGTTTGATGATCTGTGGTTTTCTATTCGCGGAGCCAAGGGTGTGCAGTATATCGATGCCCACGCACCGAACAATGCTTTTGAGATTTTGAAGGCGTTGAAAAAGAATTCGGCGGTGGTCTTTGTTCTGGATCAGTTTATGGGGCGTCCCTTTGGGATTGAGACCTCCTTCTTCGGGAAAAAGACGGGCACAGCCTATGGTCTAGCTCTGTTTGTGCAAAAAACCAAAGCCCCGGTTCTTCCCATCTATACCTACGAGGGGGAAGATAAAAAACTTCATGTGGTTGTCGAGCCAGCGATGGACACGGCTTCCTGTGTGACTGATGATAAAGACCAGACGACTCTCAATCTGACACAAAGCTATTGCGACAAGTTGGAAGAGATCGTCAGAAAGCACCCGGAACAATGGATGTGGGTGCATCGACGGTGGAAGGATTTCCGGTGAACTTTAAAATGCTTCTTGGCGTATTCGTTTCTTTGCTTTTGGTTTCCTGTTCGACTTCATTTTTGAAGTACGAAAAAGCTGACCAGCTGAAAAAAAACGAGGAGTTCGAAGGAGCGGTGACGATTGTAAAGCCGCAGTCGGAAAGCCCACCAGAGACAGCGCCTGCAGAGCCGGCCCAAGCAGGCAAAGACACCAAAGCTGCTTCCCAACCAGCTACGAAATCCACGGCCAAAACAACAGCCAAAAGTTCCACTCAAACAACTGACAAGACCGCTGCCAAAGCGCCTGTGAAGGCGTCGGAAAAAACAGCCGTTGCTCCCGCAGTAAAAGCTCCCTCCAAGGCATCCAAGTCTGCTGCCAAAACAGAAGCCGCGACGGCACAGGCCCCGGTGCGTCAGCCTGATATCGAAGATTCAGAAGGGTTCAACGGTCGCCGTCCGGTGAATGACCCTTTCCGCGTGGGTGAAGAAGTGGTGCACGACGTGCATTATTTCAAAGTCTCTGCCGGGGAGCTTCGCATGAAAGTGGAGCCCTTTGCCATGGTCAACAACCGCAAGTCCTACACTTTCGCGGTGGAAATCCGCACCAGTCCTCTGTTCAGTTCCTTCTATAGCGTTGAAGACCGTGTAGAGACCTTTGTCGATTACGAAGACCTGGTGCCGCGTGTGTTTCAATTGCACGTGAAGGAATCCGGTCAGTTGCGTGAAGCCAAGATGCTCTTTGATGTCGAGAAAAACACGGCGACCTTCTGGGAAAAGAAGGTGACCAAGGACCACGGCGAAGAAGAGAAAAAGCAGAACTGGGAAATTCTGCCGTACACCCAAAACGTTTACAGCGCGATTTACTATATGCGAAATTTCAAATGGGAAACGGGCAAAGAGTATTCCTTCCGCGTCGGTAACGACAACGAGAATCTTGTGTTTTCCGGAAAAGCCCTGCGCCGTGAAGTCCTGAACACCAAGCTGGGACCCATTAAAGCCATCGTGGTTCAGCCTAAAATCACTCTCAAAGGCAAATTGAACCCGATCGGGGACAATTTCATCTGGTTGTCGGATGATGATCGCAAGTATATCTTGAGAATTGAATCCAAAATCAAAATCGGAACATTGGTTTCTGAAGTCGTAGAAATTAAACCCGGCAAGTAATTAGCGTTTGCGGTCCGCTTCGAGTCTTTGGGCCGCCAGGGTTTCTATTTCTTTTGCTAAGAATAGATTCTGAGACAGAACTTGATAGAAGTTGTTTTGCTGGATTTCCAGCAGGATGGTTTCTTGTTGGGTTGTCGCCGTCGCGGTTCTTTGGCCGCCGCTCATTAATAAGGAAATCTCGCCGAAGCAAGCTCCTTGA encodes:
- the lpxK gene encoding tetraacyldisaccharide 4'-kinase, whose product is MRAYLRPLSFLYDQVVGVKNNLYDRGVFGVFKAPVPVVSIGNLTVGGTGKTPITDFCLKSLVADGKKVAVISRSYRADASAPCLVDVDHPFAARYFGDEPVLLAQANPQVSVYVGPSKWRTARYAVEKHKYDLLIVDDGFQHRRLHRDLNIVILDATESLSNYEVLPEGRARESWAGIERADVLILSKCNLAPEDELKALEARLPKNKEVLYFGYEIQQCQNVKTGQVLHRDELKGKKLFLVSAIARPDVFEKMMREIGEVSNQSLHFRDHHQYTADDVKNIENAFKKSQADYLVTTGKDAVKLRQLFNDTAILWSTSLEVAESGRKGRLHEIITQVLR
- a CDS encoding Gfo/Idh/MocA family protein codes for the protein MSKKLRGAVVGVGYLGKFHAQKYKNNPNVELVGVCDHFPAQADKIAMELGVKSFHKPQDLIGHVDLVTIAASTLSHFELAKMFVENGVHVNVEKPITATVPQAEELLALAAKKNVKVAVGHIERFNPAINDLQKHLKNPKFIELNRMAPYNKRGSDVSVLHDLMIHDMDLLFWLTGSEIESMTGTGTKLISKELDTASVSFKMKNGMQVMINVSRVSPVAQRSIRVLQDDCTLWAQTGTLELEKVVPGPGGDEFLTVTKWSVEKADALQRETDAFIDCVLNDKQPVVTGLDGLKALKAIEDVQRMIEG
- the lpxA gene encoding acyl-ACP--UDP-N-acetylglucosamine O-acyltransferase, which translates into the protein MANYKIHPSSVISPDIHIADDVEIGPYCLIQGKGFIGKGTFVEGHVTLGSRHGIIEIGENNHFCPGAVIGGAPQDLSYKGEPTKLIIGNNNTFREFSTANLATSKGDGKTEIGNNGYFMAYTHIGHDCKVGNNVTIANNSHLGGHCEIEDGVTIGGVCAFNQFTKVGRGAFVAGSSIVNKDILPFCRAQGTYATIRATNKIGLARKGFSREEIANVHKAIRIIIMGSHTVEEGIERILNECTMSPNIEYFVNFIRSSKRGIAVDRSPKGWQDDE
- a CDS encoding DUF3108 domain-containing protein, with protein sequence MDVGASTVEGFPVNFKMLLGVFVSLLLVSCSTSFLKYEKADQLKKNEEFEGAVTIVKPQSESPPETAPAEPAQAGKDTKAASQPATKSTAKTTAKSSTQTTDKTAAKAPVKASEKTAVAPAVKAPSKASKSAAKTEAATAQAPVRQPDIEDSEGFNGRRPVNDPFRVGEEVVHDVHYFKVSAGELRMKVEPFAMVNNRKSYTFAVEIRTSPLFSSFYSVEDRVETFVDYEDLVPRVFQLHVKESGQLREAKMLFDVEKNTATFWEKKVTKDHGEEEKKQNWEILPYTQNVYSAIYYMRNFKWETGKEYSFRVGNDNENLVFSGKALRREVLNTKLGPIKAIVVQPKITLKGKLNPIGDNFIWLSDDDRKYILRIESKIKIGTLVSEVVEIKPGK
- a CDS encoding OmpH family outer membrane protein, translating into MKRMLIVLSMLLTASFAQAQAKVGFVDMQKAIQSTSAGKKAKTELETEFNKKKKELEKKEADLKKMGEDLEKKKSVLSEEALGKKQAEFQEEMLKYRDVVGKSQIEIQKKERELTAPILDKMKKVIAKLAKDKGYTLVLENSQMVLYATADADLTTEVIAAFEKEK
- the lpxB gene encoding lipid-A-disaccharide synthase, with translation MDQVLIVAAEASSVTYAQRILEAWKAQGRKVHAFGVGSQDMEDIGFERLGKSEEMAVVGAAEIISAYSHLKSVFDSLVAEAEKRRPKVAIVMDYPEFNLMLAKKLHALGIPVVYYISPQVWAWRKGRVKTIKKYCKKVFVLFPFEVPFYEEHGVPVEFVGHPLLDELDERLIDDLEYRKNHRNQCGIRDSEIVLGLMPGSRRLEVKQHLDIQLDAARILSKKFPNLKVLILTAPTFTKEYMQDRLENFRLPYMLLKDEPFRMIHLVDMMLVASGTATLQVGLLKKPMVIMYKMKWLTGVFAKLFVRGTKYFGLVNLILNKEAVPELFQSEVTAENLAAELERYVLDKKYHDSVVSDLGQVRQYLGDKGATQRVVKALEEYFV
- a CDS encoding lysophospholipid acyltransferase family protein; this translates as MRLLLKFFVNLMVFISSLVPRRWLRKSGSWVGFLWFDVFGFRKKIVLDNLKLAFPEWTDQQRKAVGRESVYQLGYNFAEFFFIPSVTPEWIAKNVVFHGWEHVENARAAGKGMFFLTLHLGNGDLACNTIVLNGQSVNLITKRFKTKWFDDLWFSIRGAKGVQYIDAHAPNNAFEILKALKKNSAVVFVLDQFMGRPFGIETSFFGKKTGTAYGLALFVQKTKAPVLPIYTYEGEDKKLHVVVEPAMDTASCVTDDKDQTTLNLTQSYCDKLEEIVRKHPEQWMWVHRRWKDFR